Proteins from a genomic interval of Neovison vison isolate M4711 chromosome 4, ASM_NN_V1, whole genome shotgun sequence:
- the LOC122904917 gene encoding cytochrome c, with the protein MGDVEKGKKIFVQKCAQCHTVEKGGKHKTGPNLHGLFGRKTGQAPGFSYTDANKNKGITWGEETLMEYLENPKKYIPGTKMIFAGIKKTGERADLIAYLKKATKE; encoded by the exons atgggTGATGTTGAGAAGGGCAAGAAGATTTTTGTTCAGAAGTGTGCCCAGTGCCATACCGTGGAAAAGGGAGGCAAGCACAAGACTGGGCCAAATCTCCATGGTTTATTTGGCCGAAAGACCGGTCAGGCCCCTGGATTTTCTTACACGGATGCCAACAAGAATAAAG GCATCACCTGGGGAGAGGAGACACTGATGGAGTATTTGGAGAATCCCAAGAAGTACATCCCTGGGACAAAAATGATCTTCGCTGGCATTAAGAAGACAGGGGAAAGAGCAGACTTGATAGCTTATCTCAAAAAAGCTACTAAGGAGTAA